The uncultured Roseibium sp. genome contains a region encoding:
- a CDS encoding DUF6352 family protein: protein MRPFWKSAGYHLVEREKNGWLVVTPDLLRAYLTRPEIHPVEESCAVEHRLFERLMADPFATVSEAELQEIQDRDTADNYSVVLAFRDHLVKNKTVEGAYSALFREGTISVPPVFLDQLVHLILRNILRSCQDPLRLRAAELFFREQVVTLNEGTVTIADAEIVEMMSETGGLGGLGALLMESGTPMREVALDVLGEDNAEIYWDRSDRFDTALDFRFTQPGPDAFCRVLEAWIRHFHQVQVRIQPVRNIRDEHWSWHIGLDADATAILNALFNEESLSEADNLRILGLFRLDFENRSDMRADLRGKPVWLGLAMSNDFKIRMKPQNLLVNLPLASES, encoded by the coding sequence ATGCGCCCATTCTGGAAATCCGCCGGCTATCATCTGGTCGAACGCGAAAAGAACGGCTGGCTCGTTGTGACGCCCGACCTTCTGCGCGCTTATCTCACCCGGCCCGAAATCCATCCGGTCGAGGAATCCTGTGCGGTTGAACACCGCCTGTTCGAACGCCTGATGGCCGATCCCTTCGCTACCGTCAGCGAGGCCGAGCTGCAGGAAATCCAGGACCGGGATACGGCGGACAACTACAGCGTCGTGCTGGCCTTCCGCGATCATCTGGTGAAAAACAAGACGGTGGAGGGCGCCTATTCGGCCCTGTTCCGCGAAGGCACCATCTCGGTGCCCCCGGTCTTTCTCGACCAGTTGGTTCACCTGATCCTGCGCAATATCCTGCGCAGCTGCCAGGACCCGCTGCGCCTAAGGGCCGCCGAACTGTTCTTCCGCGAGCAGGTGGTCACGCTCAACGAGGGGACAGTTACCATCGCCGATGCGGAGATCGTCGAGATGATGTCGGAAACCGGTGGCCTCGGTGGCCTTGGCGCGCTGCTGATGGAGTCCGGAACGCCCATGCGCGAGGTCGCGCTCGATGTGCTCGGGGAAGACAACGCGGAGATTTACTGGGACCGTTCCGACCGCTTCGATACCGCGCTCGATTTCCGCTTCACCCAGCCGGGCCCGGACGCCTTCTGCCGGGTGTTGGAAGCCTGGATCCGCCATTTCCATCAGGTGCAGGTCCGCATCCAGCCGGTCCGCAATATCCGCGATGAGCACTGGTCCTGGCACATCGGCCTTGATGCCGATGCGACCGCAATCCTGAACGCGCTCTTCAATGAGGAGTCGCTGTCGGAGGCTGACAACCTGCGCATTCTCGGCCTGTTCCGTCTGGACTTCGAAAACCGTTCGGACATGCGCGCCGACCTGCGTGGCAAGCCGGTCTGGCTCGGCCTTGCCATGTCGAACGATTTCAAGATCCGCATGAAACCGCAGAACCTCCTGGTCAATCTGCCCCTGGCTTCGGAGAGCTGA
- a CDS encoding DUF6505 family protein → MPRFLRAIRFDQSDAHVFPRAAQENDWAIPGSFVFAHGQFGDPADLTGKERQAFVSGFLALGSFGFSTLVSVADARTEDIDACTDLLTGHLLDHYGAPSEQAAREAAEAEIAFGRELADGLELNTLLALKREIGEDGPIRESFHIVTPPGEKPHARIWDVVEEP, encoded by the coding sequence GTGCCGCGCTTTTTGAGAGCCATCCGCTTTGACCAGTCGGACGCCCATGTCTTTCCCCGGGCCGCACAAGAGAACGACTGGGCCATTCCCGGCAGTTTCGTCTTTGCCCATGGTCAGTTCGGCGATCCGGCGGACCTGACAGGCAAGGAGCGGCAGGCCTTCGTCAGCGGCTTTCTGGCGCTCGGCTCGTTCGGCTTTTCGACGCTGGTCAGCGTGGCCGATGCCCGGACAGAAGACATCGATGCCTGCACCGACCTGCTGACCGGCCATCTTCTGGATCATTATGGCGCTCCGTCCGAGCAGGCCGCCCGCGAAGCGGCGGAAGCGGAAATCGCCTTCGGTCGTGAGTTGGCGGATGGGCTTGAGTTGAATACATTGCTCGCCCTGAAGCGCGAGATCGGCGAAGACGGCCCGATCCGCGAAAGTTTTCATATCGTGACGCCGCCTGGAGAAAAGCCGCATGCGCGGATCTGGGATGTGGTAGAGGAGCCTTGA
- a CDS encoding biotin/lipoate--protein ligase family protein → MTVALSFDPSFPPLLTSRPVVPPIDPLEAAVEAVNRGAAEAGDLFWSCDTSEISYAVFLEPDVPRARAQEMLFVAMTAMADAIGALCPPELAITWRWPHAVYANGGRLGEARMVVSDEDDEDGSPLWMSVALKLALRPIGTNEPGRTPDRTTLWDEGAVDLETLAGLESLSRHFLTWVHRWEVDGFKPVHEAWLFRCDGYRDEVAIATAEGVLQGTFTGLDESGNLLLREGGEGGPVKILKVAEHLCDDRIAKPLASVTER, encoded by the coding sequence GACCCGCTGGAAGCTGCCGTGGAAGCCGTAAACCGCGGCGCCGCGGAAGCCGGTGACCTGTTCTGGTCGTGCGACACGTCTGAGATCTCCTATGCGGTTTTTCTCGAGCCGGATGTGCCCAGAGCACGGGCGCAGGAGATGCTGTTCGTTGCCATGACCGCCATGGCCGACGCCATCGGTGCGCTCTGCCCGCCGGAGCTGGCGATCACCTGGCGTTGGCCCCATGCCGTTTATGCCAACGGGGGGCGTCTGGGCGAGGCTCGGATGGTCGTCAGCGACGAAGACGATGAGGACGGCTCGCCCCTGTGGATGTCGGTGGCGCTCAAGTTGGCGCTGAGGCCGATCGGCACGAACGAGCCGGGCCGGACCCCGGACCGCACGACCCTGTGGGATGAGGGGGCCGTGGACCTGGAAACCCTTGCCGGCCTGGAGTCGCTCTCGCGCCATTTCCTGACCTGGGTCCATCGCTGGGAGGTGGACGGTTTCAAACCGGTGCATGAGGCATGGCTGTTCCGATGCGACGGCTATCGGGACGAGGTCGCCATTGCCACGGCCGAGGGCGTTTTGCAGGGAACCTTCACGGGGCTGGACGAAAGCGGCAACCTGCTTCTGCGGGAAGGCGGGGAGGGCGGACCGGTCAAGATCCTGAAGGTCGCCGAGCATCTTTGCGACGACCGGATCGCCAAGCCGCTTGCCTCGGTCACGGAGCGCTGA